In a genomic window of Dyadobacter fermentans DSM 18053:
- a CDS encoding sugar phosphate isomerase/epimerase family protein gives MKYSMNLLLWGNQIDESLFPTLELIKEIGFDGVEVPIFNTNPEHWFKFRQKLDSLGLACESDTICGPSEHLISPDPAMRRHTIDHLKSALDCSLVLGASRLMGPYHSALGVFTGKPATEEEWQWGIEGIREVADYAESLDITLGLEYLNRFELYLTSCGDEIIRFVDEVNHPNVKIMFDTFHANIEEKNIGDTMRKAGDRISFIQLSENDRSTPGKGNVDWEGVFQSIRDIKYDGWISIEAFSPKLPVANIWRKMFDSEEQLMRDGLAFIKSNLG, from the coding sequence TTGTGGGGAAACCAGATTGACGAAAGCCTATTTCCTACCCTCGAACTCATTAAAGAGATCGGTTTTGACGGCGTCGAGGTGCCGATTTTCAATACAAATCCTGAGCACTGGTTCAAGTTCCGGCAGAAACTCGACAGCCTGGGCCTGGCCTGCGAGAGCGACACGATCTGCGGACCGTCGGAGCACCTCATTAGCCCCGACCCTGCCATGCGCCGCCACACGATCGACCATTTGAAAAGTGCATTGGACTGCTCGCTCGTGCTCGGCGCTAGCCGGCTAATGGGCCCTTACCACTCCGCGTTGGGCGTTTTTACCGGAAAGCCGGCCACGGAAGAAGAATGGCAATGGGGCATTGAAGGCATCCGCGAAGTGGCCGATTACGCCGAATCGCTCGACATTACCCTCGGCCTCGAATACCTCAACCGCTTCGAACTGTACCTCACCAGCTGCGGCGACGAGATCATCCGATTCGTAGATGAAGTGAACCATCCGAATGTGAAAATCATGTTCGACACGTTCCACGCAAACATCGAAGAGAAAAATATCGGCGACACTATGCGCAAGGCTGGCGACCGCATTTCGTTCATCCAGCTGTCGGAAAACGACCGTTCCACGCCCGGAAAAGGCAATGTGGATTGGGAAGGCGTGTTCCAGTCGATCCGCGACATCAAATACGACGGCTGGATCAGCATCGAGGCATTCAGCCCGAAACTGCCGGTAGCGAACATCTGGCGCAAAATGTTCGACTCGGAAGAACAGCTCATGCGTGATGGATTAGCATTCATCAAATCCAACTTGGGATAA